Proteins from one Hoplias malabaricus isolate fHopMal1 chromosome 2, fHopMal1.hap1, whole genome shotgun sequence genomic window:
- the LOC136687360 gene encoding monocyte to macrophage differentiation factor 2 translates to MNLVRYMNNRAPANKRYQPTEYEHAANCATHALWIIPSMVGGVLLYFLSDDHWEEIAAWLYGAGLSSLFIISTAFHTITWKKSHLRSVEQCFHMCDRMVIYFFIAASYTPWLTLRELGPWAAHMRWVIWVMASGGTAYVFFFHERYKVVELVCYTAMGVFPALVILSMADSSGLCELLVGGGCYVLGMVFFKSDGVVPFAHAIWHLFVAMGAGIHYYAIWKYLYTPVNQQTSTAR, encoded by the exons ATGAATCTTGTACG ATATATGAACAATCGAGCGCCGGCTAATAAGAGATATCAGCCAACAGAATATGAACACGCAGCAAATTGTGCCACACATGCG CTCTGGATCATTCCCAGTATGGTGGGCGGCGTGTTGCTGTACTTCCTTTCAGATGACCACTGGGAGGAGATCGCAGCATGGCTGTACGGGGCAGGACTGTCCAGCCTTTTCATCATCTCCACAGCATTCCACACCATCACCTGGAAAAAGAGCCATCTacg ATCAGTGGAGCAATGTTTCCACATGTGTGACAGGATGGTGATCTACTTCTTCATCGCGGCATCCTACACACCCTG GTTGACTCTGCGAGAGCTCGGACCATGGGCTGCACACATGCGGTGGGTCATCTGGGTAATGGCCTCTGGAGGAACTGCTTATGTCTTCTTCTTCCATGAGag GTATAAAGTGGTGGAGCTGGTGTGTTACACAGCAATGGGGGTCTTTCCTGCTCTTGTCATTCTTTCGATG gcggACAGTTCAGGTCTGTGTGAGCTGTTGGTTGGTGGCGGGTGTTACGTGTTGGGGATGGTGTTCTTTAAAAGTGATGGAGTGGTTCCCTTCGCTCATGCTATATGGCACCTGTTCGTTGCCATGGGAGCAGGCATCCATTACTACGCCATCTGGAAGTACTTGTACACACCTGTCAATCAACAGACCAGCACAGCccggtga